The following coding sequences lie in one Chelonoidis abingdonii isolate Lonesome George chromosome 6, CheloAbing_2.0, whole genome shotgun sequence genomic window:
- the ISL1 gene encoding insulin gene enhancer protein ISL-1 — MGDMGDPPKKKRLISLCVGCGNQIHDQYILRVSPDLEWHAACLKCAECNQYLDETCTCFVRDGKTYCKRDYIRLYGIKCAKCSIGFSKNDFVMRARSKVYHIECFRCVACSRQLIPGDEFALREDGLFCRADHDVVERASLGAGDPLSPLHPARPLQMAAEPISARQPALRPHVHKQPEKTTRVRTVLNEKQLHTLRTCYAANPRPDALMKEQLVEMTGLSPRVIRVWFQNKRCKDKKRSIMMKQLQQQQPNDKTNIQGMTGTPMVAASPERHDGGLQANPVEVQSYQPPWKVLSDFALQSDIDQPAFQQLVNFSEGGPGSNSTGSEVASMSSQLPDTPNSMVASPIEA, encoded by the exons ATGGGAGACATGGGAGACCCACCAAAAA aaaaacgTCTGATTTCCCTATGTGTTGGTTGCGGCAATCAAATTCACGATCAGTATATTCTGAGGGTTTCTCCGGATTTGGAATGGCATGCGGCGTGTTTGAAGTGTGCAGAGTGTAATCAGTATTTGGACGAGACCTGTACGTGCTTTGTTAGGGATGGCAAAACCTACTGTAAAAGAGATTATATCAG GTTATACGGCATCAAGTGCGCCAAGTGCAGCATCGGCTTCAGCAAGAACGACTTCGTGATGCGCGCCCGCTCCAAGGTGTATCACATCGAGTGTTTCCGCTGCGTGGCCTGCAGCCGCCAGCTCATCCCAGGGGACGAGTTCGCGCTGCGGGAGGACGGCCTCTTCTGCCGAGCCGACCACGACGTGGTGGAGAGGGCCAGCCTGGGAGCAGGGGACCCGCTCAGCCCTCTTCATCCCGCCAGACCGCTGCAGATGGCAG CAGAACCTATCTCTGCCAGACAGCCCGCTCTTCGACCCCACGTCCACAAGCAGCCGGAGAAGACCACCCGAGTCCGAACTGTGCTTAATGAGAAACAGCTTCACACCTTGAGGACCTGCTACGCTGCCAACCCCAGACCCGACGCGCTTATGAAGGAGCAACTGGTGGAAATGACTGGCCTCAGCCCGAGGGTCATCAGGGTCTGGTTTCAAAACAAGCGATGCAAGGACAAAAAAAGGAGCATCATGATGAAGCAGCTTCAGCAACAGCAGCCCAATGACAAAACT AATATTCAAGGGATGACAGGAACTCCTATGGTGGCTGCTAGTCCTGAGAGACATGATGGGGGTTTACAGGCTAACCCAGTGGAAGTGCAGAGTTACCAGCCTCCTTGGAAAGTACTGAGTGACTTCGCATTGCAGAGTGACATAGATCAACCTGCTTTTCAGCAGCTA GTTAATTTTTCAGAAGGAGGACCAGGTTCCAATTCCACCGGAAGTGAAGTAGCATCAATGTCCTCTCAGCTCCCAGATACACCTAACAGCATGGTAGCCAGTCCTATTGAGGCATGA